One Flavobacterium sp. 90 DNA segment encodes these proteins:
- a CDS encoding RNA polymerase sigma-70 factor produces the protein MIECQNVLVEYSNIDPISFIKNGNEAAFEKIFKMYFRNLHAFAYTFMKDDIIAEEIVQNVFFKIWEKRNQLQIDDSLKAYLYRAVHNESLNHIKHVKIKSSFQIQYSGHMESSNEDASNPMITSELEDKIQKAISELPLQCRTIFQLSRFEQLKYQQIADQLNISIKTVENQMGKALKVLRLKLVEYLPFLLQLLYLIRRS, from the coding sequence TTGATTGAATGTCAAAACGTATTAGTGGAGTATAGCAATATCGATCCTATCAGTTTTATAAAGAACGGAAATGAAGCTGCTTTTGAAAAGATTTTTAAAATGTATTTTAGAAATCTTCATGCTTTTGCCTACACTTTTATGAAAGATGATATCATTGCCGAAGAAATTGTCCAAAATGTATTTTTTAAGATTTGGGAAAAAAGAAATCAATTGCAAATTGATGATTCATTAAAAGCTTATCTCTACAGAGCAGTTCATAATGAGAGTCTTAATCACATTAAACACGTAAAAATAAAGTCCTCTTTTCAAATTCAATATTCAGGTCATATGGAATCCTCAAATGAAGATGCATCCAATCCAATGATTACATCTGAACTCGAAGACAAAATTCAAAAAGCGATTAGTGAATTACCATTGCAATGTCGTACTATTTTTCAACTCAGTCGTTTCGAGCAGCTTAAATATCAGCAAATAGCCGATCAATTGAATATTTCGATTAAAACAGTCGAAAATCAAATGGGAAAAGCCCTTAAAGTATTACGTTTAAAACTCGTTGAATATCTTCCGTTTCTACTGCAATTATTGTATTTAATCCGAAGATCATGA
- a CDS encoding RNA methyltransferase → MNDNFTNEYFGIGIQNGKTPENLGVLWRTAQNLGATFIFTIGNRYAKQASDTHDAVKAIPYFHYDTFEAFFENLPKGARIVGVELDEKASDLETFEHPRRCVYLLGAEDHGLSKKVMEKCHHLVKFKSQKSLNVAVAGSIVMYDRNLPKPRS, encoded by the coding sequence ATGAATGATAATTTTACAAACGAATATTTCGGGATAGGAATACAAAATGGTAAAACGCCTGAAAATTTGGGTGTTTTATGGCGAACGGCTCAAAACTTAGGCGCCACTTTTATCTTTACCATTGGTAATCGATATGCCAAACAAGCTAGTGATACTCATGATGCAGTAAAAGCAATTCCTTATTTTCATTACGATACTTTTGAAGCTTTTTTTGAAAACCTTCCAAAAGGAGCGCGAATAGTGGGTGTTGAATTAGATGAAAAAGCTTCAGATTTAGAAACTTTTGAACATCCAAGACGTTGTGTTTACTTACTGGGAGCAGAAGATCATGGCTTATCCAAAAAAGTAATGGAGAAGTGCCATCACTTAGTAAAATTTAAATCACAAAAAAGTTTAAATGTCGCCGTAGCAGGAAGTATTGTTATGTATGACAGAAACTTGCCAAAACCACGATCTTAA
- a CDS encoding NAD(P)H-binding protein has product MKAIVIGATGATGEFLVNQLLEDKDYTTITVFVRRSIGKQHPKLVEQIVDFSNIDSYKDLIVGDVFFSCLGTTLKAAGSEENQKKIDFDIPANFASAAKEIGVSSVVLLSAYGASAKSKIFYSQIKGKLEDKIAELNFEQYIIFRPGLLLRTGTDRLGEKIMVPILNILNSIGILKKYKPLPTVLLAEKLVKAPKKLPKGTSIIELKEIFGF; this is encoded by the coding sequence ATGAAAGCAATAGTTATAGGCGCAACAGGTGCAACAGGAGAGTTCTTGGTTAATCAACTTTTAGAAGACAAAGATTATACGACAATTACAGTTTTTGTAAGAAGATCAATTGGGAAACAACATCCTAAATTGGTCGAGCAAATTGTTGATTTCTCTAATATTGATTCTTATAAAGATTTGATTGTAGGTGATGTTTTTTTCTCTTGTTTAGGAACAACTCTAAAAGCTGCAGGTTCAGAGGAAAATCAAAAGAAAATAGACTTTGATATTCCGGCAAATTTTGCAAGTGCGGCCAAAGAAATCGGAGTTTCTTCGGTAGTACTATTATCTGCTTATGGAGCTTCTGCAAAAAGCAAGATTTTTTATTCTCAAATAAAAGGAAAACTCGAAGACAAAATTGCTGAACTGAATTTTGAGCAATATATTATTTTCAGACCGGGATTGCTTTTAAGAACCGGAACAGATCGTTTGGGCGAAAAAATAATGGTACCAATTCTAAATATCCTTAATTCAATTGGGATTCTTAAAAAATACAAACCATTACCAACCGTTTTATTAGCAGAGAAATTGGTAAAAGCGCCGAAAAAATTACCAAAAGGAACTTCTATTATTGAACTAAAAGAAATATTTGGTTTTTAA
- a CDS encoding FecR domain-containing protein: MSQNKMNMNDDLLVKYLVGETDPDENATVEIWLKADEKNQNYYNDFKKIWDDSLVLAQNTTVDENAAWKRLQNRIQEKDVPVNSLKKSSFNWLQIAASVLLISTLGGLGYSYFENKSANTLITIHATSTTLNDTLPDGTTITLNKNSSLTYTQKFKGNTRPVTLKGEAFFNVSPDKSKPFIITINDVTVQVVGTSFNVKHKNGKTTVDVETGIVKVSKNKDQVELKHGEKVIISDPNLKLLKSISKGRLYNYYRNKELVCDQTPLQELVEALNEIYNVNISIKNPELQEKPITTIFKDQSLDQILEVIQETFVIEIERKNNQILLK; the protein is encoded by the coding sequence ATGAGCCAAAACAAAATGAATATGAACGATGATTTACTAGTGAAATATCTAGTTGGTGAAACTGATCCAGACGAAAATGCGACAGTAGAAATTTGGCTTAAAGCCGATGAAAAAAACCAAAACTATTACAACGATTTTAAGAAAATATGGGATGATAGTCTTGTACTTGCTCAAAATACAACCGTAGATGAAAATGCAGCCTGGAAACGATTACAAAATCGGATTCAGGAGAAGGATGTTCCTGTAAATAGCTTGAAAAAATCATCTTTCAATTGGTTGCAAATTGCCGCTTCTGTTCTTTTAATTAGCACTTTAGGAGGATTAGGTTATTCTTATTTCGAAAATAAATCAGCCAATACTTTAATTACAATACATGCAACAAGCACTACTTTAAATGATACTTTACCAGATGGAACAACCATTACTTTAAACAAAAATTCATCCTTGACTTATACTCAAAAGTTCAAAGGAAATACTCGTCCGGTGACCTTAAAAGGTGAAGCTTTTTTTAATGTTTCTCCTGATAAATCAAAGCCTTTTATTATTACAATTAATGATGTTACGGTACAAGTAGTCGGAACTTCTTTTAATGTGAAACACAAAAATGGAAAAACAACCGTAGATGTCGAAACAGGAATTGTAAAAGTGAGCAAAAACAAAGATCAGGTAGAATTAAAACATGGTGAAAAAGTAATCATTTCTGATCCCAATTTAAAGCTGTTGAAAAGCATTAGCAAAGGCAGATTATACAATTATTACCGAAATAAAGAACTTGTTTGTGATCAAACGCCTTTACAGGAATTGGTAGAAGCATTAAACGAAATATATAATGTCAATATCAGTATTAAAAACCCTGAATTGCAGGAAAAACCAATAACAACAATATTTAAGGATCAGTCGCTGGATCAGATTCTAGAAGTAATTCAGGAAACATTTGTGATTGAAATCGAACGTAAAAACAACCAAATTCTATTAAAGTAA
- a CDS encoding CorA family divalent cation transporter produces MIIELLDTNKNITRVKSIDEIPKDLKGINSVQVVNYAKKDIPVFEKLFDIDTTILNNSEDIEISSHYLELQNQLAFNFSFPYITPQSKVEEVIVSFILKEKIMFSFMDINFEKFIPESKKQEHFDKIKNLPFTIDTFLQMMIGIVPDYFADLTEIISKNIKIIYLRLQKENDFSEQGLNEITALKFNNFIIKESLNEFRRILLMLRKSDKLEAEVKDAILLELTDLTVINEYVQNNFERLEDLKDYVSTRIDLQQNKIFKTLTIITMCISLPMLVAGIYGMNFKNMPELDWEYGYVFAITLILLCFVVPLIWFKRKKWLN; encoded by the coding sequence ATGATTATTGAACTTTTAGATACCAATAAAAATATTACAAGAGTAAAAAGCATTGATGAAATTCCTAAAGACCTGAAAGGGATAAACAGTGTTCAAGTTGTAAATTATGCAAAGAAAGACATTCCCGTTTTTGAAAAGCTTTTTGATATTGACACTACAATTCTTAATAATAGCGAAGATATTGAAATCAGTTCTCATTACCTAGAATTGCAAAACCAATTAGCCTTTAATTTTTCATTTCCCTATATAACACCACAAAGTAAAGTCGAAGAAGTGATTGTTTCCTTTATTCTTAAGGAGAAAATCATGTTTTCGTTCATGGATATTAATTTTGAGAAGTTTATACCGGAAAGCAAGAAACAGGAACATTTTGATAAAATAAAAAATCTGCCTTTTACAATAGATACCTTTTTGCAAATGATGATTGGAATTGTTCCCGATTATTTTGCTGATTTGACGGAGATTATTTCAAAGAATATCAAAATAATTTATTTAAGATTACAAAAGGAAAATGACTTTTCTGAACAAGGATTAAATGAAATTACCGCTTTAAAGTTCAATAATTTTATAATCAAAGAATCTCTTAATGAGTTCAGGCGAATTTTACTAATGCTTAGAAAAAGCGATAAATTAGAAGCTGAAGTTAAAGATGCAATTCTACTGGAATTGACAGATTTAACGGTAATCAACGAATATGTGCAGAATAATTTTGAGCGTCTGGAAGATCTTAAAGATTATGTGTCAACGAGAATAGATCTTCAACAAAATAAGATTTTTAAAACACTGACGATAATAACAATGTGCATTTCTTTGCCAATGCTTGTTGCCGGAATTTACGGAATGAACTTCAAAAACATGCCGGAATTGGATTGGGAATATGGATACGTTTTTGCGATTACGCTAATACTTTTATGTTTTGTTGTGCCGTTGATATGGTTTAAACGAAAAAAATGGCTGAATTAA
- a CDS encoding 2TM domain-containing protein → MRHLANEHKVAQINPEKSFRIHLLVFALTIPVIWLIWFFTDRTYLWPLWQTAAWGTGLLFHFLGVFVFGSKKIK, encoded by the coding sequence ATGAGACATTTAGCAAACGAGCACAAAGTTGCTCAAATCAACCCGGAAAAAAGCTTCAGAATTCACTTATTAGTATTTGCATTGACCATTCCGGTTATTTGGTTGATCTGGTTTTTTACAGACAGAACTTATTTATGGCCTTTGTGGCAAACCGCTGCATGGGGAACAGGTTTATTATTTCACTTTCTGGGAGTCTTTGTTTTCGGAAGTAAAAAAATAAAATAA
- a CDS encoding NAD(P)H-dependent oxidoreductase yields the protein MKTNILLILGHPSENSFCNALLDAYRNGVESTGANCKTIYISRLDFNVNLSDGYKSGETLELEPDLVHSQELIKWADHVVLCYPNWWGFMPAITKGYIDRILLPDFAFKHHSGKIFPEKLLKGKSLRLLVTMDTPKWWFYLIYRASQYQILKNIVFGYVGFDPIRFSTFGFMRKSTESQRNKWLNKVEKLGKQLK from the coding sequence ATGAAAACGAATATCTTACTTATACTTGGACATCCATCTGAAAATTCTTTTTGTAATGCATTATTAGACGCTTACAGAAATGGAGTTGAAAGTACAGGAGCAAATTGTAAAACGATTTATATTTCGAGACTTGATTTTAATGTAAATCTTTCTGACGGATATAAAAGCGGAGAAACCTTAGAACTCGAACCAGATTTAGTCCATTCGCAAGAATTGATCAAATGGGCCGATCACGTTGTTTTATGCTACCCAAACTGGTGGGGTTTTATGCCAGCAATCACCAAAGGATACATAGACAGAATCCTACTTCCTGACTTTGCATTCAAACACCATTCCGGAAAAATATTCCCCGAAAAACTCTTAAAAGGAAAAAGCTTAAGGCTTCTTGTTACAATGGATACGCCAAAATGGTGGTTTTATCTCATTTATCGAGCTTCACAATATCAGATCCTTAAAAACATTGTTTTTGGCTACGTAGGATTTGACCCAATCAGATTTTCAACTTTTGGATTTATGAGGAAATCAACTGAAAGCCAACGGAATAAATGGTTAAACAAAGTAGAAAAATTAGGAAAACAACTTAAATAA